From Mytilus edulis chromosome 8, xbMytEdul2.2, whole genome shotgun sequence, one genomic window encodes:
- the LOC139485268 gene encoding septin-11-like isoform X2 gives MSAPEVPLKGQGEAGRISQYINIKACKTGWIKPKAAPLRTLNLNGHVGFDSLPDQLVNKSISGGFCFNILCLGETGIGKSTMMDTLFNTHFDSTPSTHDLPGVKLKASTYELQESNVRLKLTICDSVGFGDQINKEDSWKPLVDYIDSQFEVYLQEELKIKRSLHNFHDTRIHACLYFIAPTGHSLKALDLVTMKKLDSKVNIIPVIAKADTITKAELQKFKAKIMSELMSNGVQIYQFPTDDETVADTNKVMNSHLPFAVVGSSDEIKLGNKMVKARQYPWGTVQVENENHCDFVKLREMLIRTNMEDLRESTHKTHYELYRRNKLQDMGFSESESQSLSETYELKRQQHLTELSRKEEEMRQAFVIRVKEKEAHLKDTEKELHDRFDALKKKHAEEKKKLEDSRKRLEDEVNTFNDRKVAYQQHSSTLGKKGKR, from the exons GGACAGGGTGAAGCAGGAAGAATAAGTCAATACATCAATATTAAGGCATGTAAAACAGGATGGATCAAG CCTAAGGCAGCCCCTCTGAGGACACTGAATCTGAACGGCCATGTTGGTTTTGACAGCCTCCCAGACCAATTGGTCAACAAGTCAATCAGTGGAGGTTTCTGTTTTAATATCCTATGTCTTG GAGAGACAGGTATTGGAAAGTCCACCATGATGGATACTCTGTTTAATACTCACTTCGACTCCACACCTAGTACACATGATCTTCCTGGTGTTAAACTGAAGGCCAGTACATACG aaTTACAAGAAAGCAATGTGAGACTGAAGTTGACCATCTGTGATAGTGTTGGTTTTGGggaccaaataaacaaagaagaCAG TTGGAAGCCATTAGTAGATTACATAGACAGCCAGTTTGAAGTATATCTACAGGAGGAGTTAAAGATCAAGAGATCTCTACATAACTTTCATGACACTCGCATCCATGCCTGTCTCTACTTCATTGCACCAACAGGTCACTC aCTGAAAGCATTGGATCTTGTAACAATGAAGAAATTAGACAGTAAAGTGAACATTATACCAGTGATAGCTAAAGCTGATACCATCACTAAGGCTGAACTACAGAAGTTTAAAGCTAAGATCATGTCAGAACTGATGTCTAATGGTGTACAGATATACCAGTTCCCTACTGATGACGAAACTGTAGCTGATACTAACAAAGTTATGAAT TCACACTTACCGTTTGCTGTAGTAGGCAGTAGTGATGAAATAAAACTGGGAAACAAGATGGTTAAAGCTAGACAATATCCATGGGGAACAGTACAAG ttgaaaatgaaaatcattgtGATTTTGTCAAACTGAGAGAAATGTTGATCAGAACTAATATGGAGGACCTAAGAGAGAGCACCCATAAAACTCATTATGAATTGTATCGCAGAAACAAACTACAGGATATGGGTTTCTCAGAATCAGAATCTCAAAG TCTGTCCGAGACATATGAACTTAAGAGACAACAACATTTAACTGAACTGAGCAGGAAAGAAGAAGAGATGAGACAAGCTTTCGTTATCAGAGTGAAAGAAAAGGAAGCTCATCTTAAAGACACAGAAAAGGAG CTTCATGATAGGTTTGATGCATTGAAAAAGAAACATGCAGAAGAAAAGAAGAAATTAGAGGACAGTAGGAAGAGATTAGAGGACGAAGTTAATACTTTTAATGACAGAAAGGTGGCCTACCAACAACACTCATCTACCCTGGGCAAGAAAGGAAAACGATAA
- the LOC139485268 gene encoding septin-11-like isoform X1, with protein MSAPEVPLKIDENEESVDNISVSSTCDTVEKLSLNEVAPSGEPKAAPLRTLNLNGHVGFDSLPDQLVNKSISGGFCFNILCLGETGIGKSTMMDTLFNTHFDSTPSTHDLPGVKLKASTYELQESNVRLKLTICDSVGFGDQINKEDSWKPLVDYIDSQFEVYLQEELKIKRSLHNFHDTRIHACLYFIAPTGHSLKALDLVTMKKLDSKVNIIPVIAKADTITKAELQKFKAKIMSELMSNGVQIYQFPTDDETVADTNKVMNSHLPFAVVGSSDEIKLGNKMVKARQYPWGTVQVENENHCDFVKLREMLIRTNMEDLRESTHKTHYELYRRNKLQDMGFSESESQSLSETYELKRQQHLTELSRKEEEMRQAFVIRVKEKEAHLKDTEKELHDRFDALKKKHAEEKKKLEDSRKRLEDEVNTFNDRKVAYQQHSSTLGKKGKR; from the exons CCTAAGGCAGCCCCTCTGAGGACACTGAATCTGAACGGCCATGTTGGTTTTGACAGCCTCCCAGACCAATTGGTCAACAAGTCAATCAGTGGAGGTTTCTGTTTTAATATCCTATGTCTTG GAGAGACAGGTATTGGAAAGTCCACCATGATGGATACTCTGTTTAATACTCACTTCGACTCCACACCTAGTACACATGATCTTCCTGGTGTTAAACTGAAGGCCAGTACATACG aaTTACAAGAAAGCAATGTGAGACTGAAGTTGACCATCTGTGATAGTGTTGGTTTTGGggaccaaataaacaaagaagaCAG TTGGAAGCCATTAGTAGATTACATAGACAGCCAGTTTGAAGTATATCTACAGGAGGAGTTAAAGATCAAGAGATCTCTACATAACTTTCATGACACTCGCATCCATGCCTGTCTCTACTTCATTGCACCAACAGGTCACTC aCTGAAAGCATTGGATCTTGTAACAATGAAGAAATTAGACAGTAAAGTGAACATTATACCAGTGATAGCTAAAGCTGATACCATCACTAAGGCTGAACTACAGAAGTTTAAAGCTAAGATCATGTCAGAACTGATGTCTAATGGTGTACAGATATACCAGTTCCCTACTGATGACGAAACTGTAGCTGATACTAACAAAGTTATGAAT TCACACTTACCGTTTGCTGTAGTAGGCAGTAGTGATGAAATAAAACTGGGAAACAAGATGGTTAAAGCTAGACAATATCCATGGGGAACAGTACAAG ttgaaaatgaaaatcattgtGATTTTGTCAAACTGAGAGAAATGTTGATCAGAACTAATATGGAGGACCTAAGAGAGAGCACCCATAAAACTCATTATGAATTGTATCGCAGAAACAAACTACAGGATATGGGTTTCTCAGAATCAGAATCTCAAAG TCTGTCCGAGACATATGAACTTAAGAGACAACAACATTTAACTGAACTGAGCAGGAAAGAAGAAGAGATGAGACAAGCTTTCGTTATCAGAGTGAAAGAAAAGGAAGCTCATCTTAAAGACACAGAAAAGGAG CTTCATGATAGGTTTGATGCATTGAAAAAGAAACATGCAGAAGAAAAGAAGAAATTAGAGGACAGTAGGAAGAGATTAGAGGACGAAGTTAATACTTTTAATGACAGAAAGGTGGCCTACCAACAACACTCATCTACCCTGGGCAAGAAAGGAAAACGATAA
- the LOC139485268 gene encoding septin-11-like isoform X6, protein MSAPEVPLKPKAAPLRTLNLNGHVGFDSLPDQLVNKSISGGFCFNILCLGETGIGKSTMMDTLFNTHFDSTPSTHDLPGVKLKASTYELQESNVRLKLTICDSVGFGDQINKEDSWKPLVDYIDSQFEVYLQEELKIKRSLHNFHDTRIHACLYFIAPTGHSLKALDLVTMKKLDSKVNIIPVIAKADTITKAELQKFKAKIMSELMSNGVQIYQFPTDDETVADTNKVMNSHLPFAVVGSSDEIKLGNKMVKARQYPWGTVQVENENHCDFVKLREMLIRTNMEDLRESTHKTHYELYRRNKLQDMGFSESESQSLSETYELKRQQHLTELSRKEEEMRQAFVIRVKEKEAHLKDTEKELHDRFDALKKKHAEEKKKLEDSRKRLEDEVNTFNDRKVAYQQHSSTLGKKGKR, encoded by the exons CCTAAGGCAGCCCCTCTGAGGACACTGAATCTGAACGGCCATGTTGGTTTTGACAGCCTCCCAGACCAATTGGTCAACAAGTCAATCAGTGGAGGTTTCTGTTTTAATATCCTATGTCTTG GAGAGACAGGTATTGGAAAGTCCACCATGATGGATACTCTGTTTAATACTCACTTCGACTCCACACCTAGTACACATGATCTTCCTGGTGTTAAACTGAAGGCCAGTACATACG aaTTACAAGAAAGCAATGTGAGACTGAAGTTGACCATCTGTGATAGTGTTGGTTTTGGggaccaaataaacaaagaagaCAG TTGGAAGCCATTAGTAGATTACATAGACAGCCAGTTTGAAGTATATCTACAGGAGGAGTTAAAGATCAAGAGATCTCTACATAACTTTCATGACACTCGCATCCATGCCTGTCTCTACTTCATTGCACCAACAGGTCACTC aCTGAAAGCATTGGATCTTGTAACAATGAAGAAATTAGACAGTAAAGTGAACATTATACCAGTGATAGCTAAAGCTGATACCATCACTAAGGCTGAACTACAGAAGTTTAAAGCTAAGATCATGTCAGAACTGATGTCTAATGGTGTACAGATATACCAGTTCCCTACTGATGACGAAACTGTAGCTGATACTAACAAAGTTATGAAT TCACACTTACCGTTTGCTGTAGTAGGCAGTAGTGATGAAATAAAACTGGGAAACAAGATGGTTAAAGCTAGACAATATCCATGGGGAACAGTACAAG ttgaaaatgaaaatcattgtGATTTTGTCAAACTGAGAGAAATGTTGATCAGAACTAATATGGAGGACCTAAGAGAGAGCACCCATAAAACTCATTATGAATTGTATCGCAGAAACAAACTACAGGATATGGGTTTCTCAGAATCAGAATCTCAAAG TCTGTCCGAGACATATGAACTTAAGAGACAACAACATTTAACTGAACTGAGCAGGAAAGAAGAAGAGATGAGACAAGCTTTCGTTATCAGAGTGAAAGAAAAGGAAGCTCATCTTAAAGACACAGAAAAGGAG CTTCATGATAGGTTTGATGCATTGAAAAAGAAACATGCAGAAGAAAAGAAGAAATTAGAGGACAGTAGGAAGAGATTAGAGGACGAAGTTAATACTTTTAATGACAGAAAGGTGGCCTACCAACAACACTCATCTACCCTGGGCAAGAAAGGAAAACGATAA
- the LOC139485268 gene encoding septin-11-like isoform X5, with protein MDQEEYFHADLPPDLFEPKAAPLRTLNLNGHVGFDSLPDQLVNKSISGGFCFNILCLGETGIGKSTMMDTLFNTHFDSTPSTHDLPGVKLKASTYELQESNVRLKLTICDSVGFGDQINKEDSWKPLVDYIDSQFEVYLQEELKIKRSLHNFHDTRIHACLYFIAPTGHSLKALDLVTMKKLDSKVNIIPVIAKADTITKAELQKFKAKIMSELMSNGVQIYQFPTDDETVADTNKVMNSHLPFAVVGSSDEIKLGNKMVKARQYPWGTVQVENENHCDFVKLREMLIRTNMEDLRESTHKTHYELYRRNKLQDMGFSESESQSLSETYELKRQQHLTELSRKEEEMRQAFVIRVKEKEAHLKDTEKELHDRFDALKKKHAEEKKKLEDSRKRLEDEVNTFNDRKVAYQQHSSTLGKKGKR; from the exons ATGGATCAAGAGGAGTATTTTCATGCTGATTTACCTCCAGATTTATTTGag CCTAAGGCAGCCCCTCTGAGGACACTGAATCTGAACGGCCATGTTGGTTTTGACAGCCTCCCAGACCAATTGGTCAACAAGTCAATCAGTGGAGGTTTCTGTTTTAATATCCTATGTCTTG GAGAGACAGGTATTGGAAAGTCCACCATGATGGATACTCTGTTTAATACTCACTTCGACTCCACACCTAGTACACATGATCTTCCTGGTGTTAAACTGAAGGCCAGTACATACG aaTTACAAGAAAGCAATGTGAGACTGAAGTTGACCATCTGTGATAGTGTTGGTTTTGGggaccaaataaacaaagaagaCAG TTGGAAGCCATTAGTAGATTACATAGACAGCCAGTTTGAAGTATATCTACAGGAGGAGTTAAAGATCAAGAGATCTCTACATAACTTTCATGACACTCGCATCCATGCCTGTCTCTACTTCATTGCACCAACAGGTCACTC aCTGAAAGCATTGGATCTTGTAACAATGAAGAAATTAGACAGTAAAGTGAACATTATACCAGTGATAGCTAAAGCTGATACCATCACTAAGGCTGAACTACAGAAGTTTAAAGCTAAGATCATGTCAGAACTGATGTCTAATGGTGTACAGATATACCAGTTCCCTACTGATGACGAAACTGTAGCTGATACTAACAAAGTTATGAAT TCACACTTACCGTTTGCTGTAGTAGGCAGTAGTGATGAAATAAAACTGGGAAACAAGATGGTTAAAGCTAGACAATATCCATGGGGAACAGTACAAG ttgaaaatgaaaatcattgtGATTTTGTCAAACTGAGAGAAATGTTGATCAGAACTAATATGGAGGACCTAAGAGAGAGCACCCATAAAACTCATTATGAATTGTATCGCAGAAACAAACTACAGGATATGGGTTTCTCAGAATCAGAATCTCAAAG TCTGTCCGAGACATATGAACTTAAGAGACAACAACATTTAACTGAACTGAGCAGGAAAGAAGAAGAGATGAGACAAGCTTTCGTTATCAGAGTGAAAGAAAAGGAAGCTCATCTTAAAGACACAGAAAAGGAG CTTCATGATAGGTTTGATGCATTGAAAAAGAAACATGCAGAAGAAAAGAAGAAATTAGAGGACAGTAGGAAGAGATTAGAGGACGAAGTTAATACTTTTAATGACAGAAAGGTGGCCTACCAACAACACTCATCTACCCTGGGCAAGAAAGGAAAACGATAA
- the LOC139485268 gene encoding septin-11-like isoform X4 — protein sequence MSAPEVPLKGQGEAGRISQYINIKPKAAPLRTLNLNGHVGFDSLPDQLVNKSISGGFCFNILCLGETGIGKSTMMDTLFNTHFDSTPSTHDLPGVKLKASTYELQESNVRLKLTICDSVGFGDQINKEDSWKPLVDYIDSQFEVYLQEELKIKRSLHNFHDTRIHACLYFIAPTGHSLKALDLVTMKKLDSKVNIIPVIAKADTITKAELQKFKAKIMSELMSNGVQIYQFPTDDETVADTNKVMNSHLPFAVVGSSDEIKLGNKMVKARQYPWGTVQVENENHCDFVKLREMLIRTNMEDLRESTHKTHYELYRRNKLQDMGFSESESQSLSETYELKRQQHLTELSRKEEEMRQAFVIRVKEKEAHLKDTEKELHDRFDALKKKHAEEKKKLEDSRKRLEDEVNTFNDRKVAYQQHSSTLGKKGKR from the exons GGACAGGGTGAAGCAGGAAGAATAAGTCAATACATCAATATTAAG CCTAAGGCAGCCCCTCTGAGGACACTGAATCTGAACGGCCATGTTGGTTTTGACAGCCTCCCAGACCAATTGGTCAACAAGTCAATCAGTGGAGGTTTCTGTTTTAATATCCTATGTCTTG GAGAGACAGGTATTGGAAAGTCCACCATGATGGATACTCTGTTTAATACTCACTTCGACTCCACACCTAGTACACATGATCTTCCTGGTGTTAAACTGAAGGCCAGTACATACG aaTTACAAGAAAGCAATGTGAGACTGAAGTTGACCATCTGTGATAGTGTTGGTTTTGGggaccaaataaacaaagaagaCAG TTGGAAGCCATTAGTAGATTACATAGACAGCCAGTTTGAAGTATATCTACAGGAGGAGTTAAAGATCAAGAGATCTCTACATAACTTTCATGACACTCGCATCCATGCCTGTCTCTACTTCATTGCACCAACAGGTCACTC aCTGAAAGCATTGGATCTTGTAACAATGAAGAAATTAGACAGTAAAGTGAACATTATACCAGTGATAGCTAAAGCTGATACCATCACTAAGGCTGAACTACAGAAGTTTAAAGCTAAGATCATGTCAGAACTGATGTCTAATGGTGTACAGATATACCAGTTCCCTACTGATGACGAAACTGTAGCTGATACTAACAAAGTTATGAAT TCACACTTACCGTTTGCTGTAGTAGGCAGTAGTGATGAAATAAAACTGGGAAACAAGATGGTTAAAGCTAGACAATATCCATGGGGAACAGTACAAG ttgaaaatgaaaatcattgtGATTTTGTCAAACTGAGAGAAATGTTGATCAGAACTAATATGGAGGACCTAAGAGAGAGCACCCATAAAACTCATTATGAATTGTATCGCAGAAACAAACTACAGGATATGGGTTTCTCAGAATCAGAATCTCAAAG TCTGTCCGAGACATATGAACTTAAGAGACAACAACATTTAACTGAACTGAGCAGGAAAGAAGAAGAGATGAGACAAGCTTTCGTTATCAGAGTGAAAGAAAAGGAAGCTCATCTTAAAGACACAGAAAAGGAG CTTCATGATAGGTTTGATGCATTGAAAAAGAAACATGCAGAAGAAAAGAAGAAATTAGAGGACAGTAGGAAGAGATTAGAGGACGAAGTTAATACTTTTAATGACAGAAAGGTGGCCTACCAACAACACTCATCTACCCTGGGCAAGAAAGGAAAACGATAA
- the LOC139485268 gene encoding septin-11-like isoform X3: protein MSAPEVPLKSVFDQNETPPEVTFMHYKPKAAPLRTLNLNGHVGFDSLPDQLVNKSISGGFCFNILCLGETGIGKSTMMDTLFNTHFDSTPSTHDLPGVKLKASTYELQESNVRLKLTICDSVGFGDQINKEDSWKPLVDYIDSQFEVYLQEELKIKRSLHNFHDTRIHACLYFIAPTGHSLKALDLVTMKKLDSKVNIIPVIAKADTITKAELQKFKAKIMSELMSNGVQIYQFPTDDETVADTNKVMNSHLPFAVVGSSDEIKLGNKMVKARQYPWGTVQVENENHCDFVKLREMLIRTNMEDLRESTHKTHYELYRRNKLQDMGFSESESQSLSETYELKRQQHLTELSRKEEEMRQAFVIRVKEKEAHLKDTEKELHDRFDALKKKHAEEKKKLEDSRKRLEDEVNTFNDRKVAYQQHSSTLGKKGKR, encoded by the exons TCAGTGTTTGATCAGAATGAGACACCTCCAGAAGTGACATTCATGCACTATAAG CCTAAGGCAGCCCCTCTGAGGACACTGAATCTGAACGGCCATGTTGGTTTTGACAGCCTCCCAGACCAATTGGTCAACAAGTCAATCAGTGGAGGTTTCTGTTTTAATATCCTATGTCTTG GAGAGACAGGTATTGGAAAGTCCACCATGATGGATACTCTGTTTAATACTCACTTCGACTCCACACCTAGTACACATGATCTTCCTGGTGTTAAACTGAAGGCCAGTACATACG aaTTACAAGAAAGCAATGTGAGACTGAAGTTGACCATCTGTGATAGTGTTGGTTTTGGggaccaaataaacaaagaagaCAG TTGGAAGCCATTAGTAGATTACATAGACAGCCAGTTTGAAGTATATCTACAGGAGGAGTTAAAGATCAAGAGATCTCTACATAACTTTCATGACACTCGCATCCATGCCTGTCTCTACTTCATTGCACCAACAGGTCACTC aCTGAAAGCATTGGATCTTGTAACAATGAAGAAATTAGACAGTAAAGTGAACATTATACCAGTGATAGCTAAAGCTGATACCATCACTAAGGCTGAACTACAGAAGTTTAAAGCTAAGATCATGTCAGAACTGATGTCTAATGGTGTACAGATATACCAGTTCCCTACTGATGACGAAACTGTAGCTGATACTAACAAAGTTATGAAT TCACACTTACCGTTTGCTGTAGTAGGCAGTAGTGATGAAATAAAACTGGGAAACAAGATGGTTAAAGCTAGACAATATCCATGGGGAACAGTACAAG ttgaaaatgaaaatcattgtGATTTTGTCAAACTGAGAGAAATGTTGATCAGAACTAATATGGAGGACCTAAGAGAGAGCACCCATAAAACTCATTATGAATTGTATCGCAGAAACAAACTACAGGATATGGGTTTCTCAGAATCAGAATCTCAAAG TCTGTCCGAGACATATGAACTTAAGAGACAACAACATTTAACTGAACTGAGCAGGAAAGAAGAAGAGATGAGACAAGCTTTCGTTATCAGAGTGAAAGAAAAGGAAGCTCATCTTAAAGACACAGAAAAGGAG CTTCATGATAGGTTTGATGCATTGAAAAAGAAACATGCAGAAGAAAAGAAGAAATTAGAGGACAGTAGGAAGAGATTAGAGGACGAAGTTAATACTTTTAATGACAGAAAGGTGGCCTACCAACAACACTCATCTACCCTGGGCAAGAAAGGAAAACGATAA